Proteins encoded by one window of Lycium barbarum isolate Lr01 chromosome 11, ASM1917538v2, whole genome shotgun sequence:
- the LOC132616468 gene encoding acetyl-CoA acetyltransferase 2 yields the protein MAPAAADTIKPRDVCVVGVARTPMGSFLGSLSSLPATKLGSTAIEGALKKANVDPSLVEEVFFGNVLSANLGQAPARQAALGAGIPNTVICTTVNKVCASGLKATMLAAQSIQLGINEVVVAGGMESMSNVPKYIAEARKGSRLGHDSLVDGMLKDGLTDVYKDCGMGVCAEICAENHKVTREEQDDYAVQSFERGIAAQEAGAFTWEIVPVEVPGGRGKPSIIVDKDDGLGKFDAAKLRKLRPSFKDKDGTVTAGNASSISDGAAALVLVSGEKAIKLGLNVIAKISGYADAAQEPELFTTTPALAIPKAIKSASLEASQIDYYEINEAFAVVSLANQKLLGLNPEKVNVHGGAVSLGHPLGCSGARILVTLIGVLRQKNGKYGAAGVCNGGGGASALVLELV from the exons ATGGCTCCAGCAGCAGCAGATACAATCAAGCCTAGAG ATGTTTGTGTTGTTGGTGTCGCCCGTACTCCGATGGGGAGCTTTCTTGGTTCTCTTTCGTCGCTGCCGGCAACTAAACTTGGATCAACAGCCATTGAGG GTGCTCTTAAGAAAGCAAACGTTGATCCATCACTAGTAGAAGAAGTCTTCTTTGGAAATGTCCTCAGTGCAAATCTGGGGCAGGCTCCAGCTAGACAAGCTGCATTGGGTGCAGGAATACCCAATACTGTAATTTGCACGACTGTGAACAAAGTTTGTGCATCTGGGTTGAAAG CAACTATGCTTGCAGCTCAAAGTATCCAGTTGGGCATTAACGAAGTTGTTGTGGCTGGTGGAATGGAAAGCATGTCCAATGTTCCCAAATACATTGCAGAAGCAAG GAAGGGATCTCGTCTTGGACATGATAGTCTTGTTGACGGAATGCTTAAAGATGGGTTGACTGATGTTTACAAGGATTGTGGTATGGGAGTTTGTGCAGAAATATGTGCTGAAAATCATAAAGTCACAAGAGAGGAGCAG GATGACTATGCAGTTCAAAGTTTTGAACGTGGAATTGCTGCTCAGGAAGCTGGTGCTTTCACATGGGAGATTGTACCG GTTGAGGTGCCTGGAGGAAGAGGAAAACCATCCATTATTGTTGATAAGGATGACGGTCTAGGAAAG TTTGATGCTGCAAAATTGAGAAAACTCCGACCAAGTTTCAAGGACAAAGATGGTACTGTTACTGCTGGTAACGCTTCTAGCATAAG TGATGGTGCTGCTGCACTGGTCTTAGTAAGTGGAGAGAAGGCTATAAAACTTGGACTAAATGTTATTGCAAAGATCTCAGGCTACGCAGATGCTGCTCAG GAACCTGAATTATTCACAACTACACCTGCTCTAGCAATTCCCAAAGCTATCAAAAGTGCTAGCTTAGAGGCTTCTCAAATTGATTACTATGAAATTAATGAAGCCTTTGCT GTGGTATCCCTTGCAAATCAAAAGCTTCTTGGTCTTAATCCA GAAAAAGTTAATGTACACGGTGGAGCTGTATCTTTGGGGCACCCTCTTGGATGCAGTGGAGCTCGTATATTGGTTACACTTATCGGG GTGTTGAGACAGAAAAATGGCAAATATGGAGCTGCTGGTGTTTGCAATGGAGGAGGAGGTGCCTCAGCCCTTGTCCTAGAGCTTGTGTaa